The nucleotide sequence GACGGATGGCACGGACCTCGTCGTCCAGGGAGATCCAGGGCCACACCTGCGTCCCCCGCCCGAGCGGGCCGGCGACGCCGAACTTCGTCAGCGTGATCATGGGACGCAAGACGCCCCGGCGGTGGATCACGGGAGCGGTGCGCAGCAGTGCGACGCGGGTGTGATCCTCGGCCCGCCGTGCCGCAGCCTCCCATCGGACGGTGAGGTCGGCCAGGAAGGTGCTGCCCGGGCCCGAGTGCTCGGTGAGCACCTCTCCGGGGGCCGACCCGTAGTACCCGACGGCCGACGCCGAGACGAGGGCGGGCGCGTCGGACCGGAGAGCGCGGAGAGCGGTGGTGAGGGTGTTGGTCGCGTCGAGTCGGGACTCGACGAGCTCCCGTCGATAGCTGCGCGTCCACGGCAGGCGGCCCACGCTCGCACCGCCGAGCGCGACGACGGCCTCGGCGCCCGCCACGGCGTCCGGATCGAGCACGGTCTCCCCCGGAGCCCACTCGATCTCGCCGTCGGCCTGCGGAGGGCGCCG is from Microbacterium sp. BLY and encodes:
- a CDS encoding TIGR01777 family oxidoreductase, with translation MGRRIVISGASGLIGSALTEALRADGIEVNTLVRRPPQADGEIEWAPGETVLDPDAVAGAEAVVALGGASVGRLPWTRSYRRELVESRLDATNTLTTALRALRSDAPALVSASAVGYYGSAPGEVLTEHSGPGSTFLADLTVRWEAAARRAEDHTRVALLRTAPVIHRRGVLRPMITLTKFGVAGPLGRGTQVWPWISLDDEVRAIRHVLDAKIAGPVNLTGPTRATANDIGRALAERMHRPFWVAAPRWALRLALGDAADSLLLPDADVRPEVLQQTGFRFTHATATAAVAAAL